A single window of Pyrus communis chromosome 10, drPyrComm1.1, whole genome shotgun sequence DNA harbors:
- the LOC137746785 gene encoding receptor-like protein 44, whose amino-acid sequence MGSAPARTASASAVLLITLLSVAVFRPTTSDPSDEACLTHLSESLQDPTKSLQNWTKSTFANPCSGLNSYLQGATCNNGRIYKLSLTNLSLRGSISPFIANCTNLQALDLSSNFLAGPIPSDLQYLVNLAVLNLSSNQLSGPIPPQLTLCAYLNVIDLHDNSLTGPIPQQLGLLVRLSAFDVSNNKLAGPIPVSLGNRSGNLPRFNATSFQGNKELYGYPLPPLKSKGLSVLSIVGIGLGSGFASLVLSFTGVCIWLKITERKMVLEEGKISHLMPDY is encoded by the coding sequence ATGGGTTCTGCTCCTGCTAGaactgcttctgcttctgctgtgctatTGATAACGCTGCTAAGCGTCGCCGTTTTCCGACCCACCACATCAGATCCGAGCGACGAGGCGTGCCTAACCCACCTGAGCGAATCCCTCCAAGACCCAACAAAATCCCTCCAGAACTGGACCAAATCCACCTTCGCCAACCCCTGCAGCGGCTTGAACTCCTACCTCCAGGGCGCCACCTGCAACAATGGCCGCATCTACAAGCTCTCCCTCACCAACCTCTCCCTCCGCGGCTCCATCTCTCCCTTCATCGCCAACTGCACCAACCTCCAGGCCCTTGACCTCTCCTCCAACTTCCTCGCCGGTCCCATCCCCTCCGACCTCCAGTACCTCGTCAACCTCGCCGTCCTCAACCTCTCCTCCAACCAATTATCCGGTCCCATTCCGCCGCAGCTCACATTGTGCGCCTACCTCAACGTCATCGACCTCCACGACAACTCCCTCACTGGCCCCATCCCCCAGCAATTGGGCCTCCTCGTCCGCCTCTCCGCCTTCGACGTCTCCAACAACAAGCTCGCGGGCCCGATTCCGGTCTCGCTGGGAAATCGGAGCGGGAACTTGCCGAGATTCAATGCGACGTCGTTCCAGGGGAACAAGGAGCTTTATGGGTACCCTTTGCCGCCGCTGAAAAGCAAAGGGCTTTCGGTTCTGTCGATCGTCGGGATCGGATTGGGAAGTGGGTTCGCGAGCTTGGTGCTCAGCTTTACCGGCGTCTGCATTTGGTTGAAAATTACAGAGCGGAAGATGGTGCTGGAAGAAGGGAAGATCAGCCACCTCATGCCTGATTACTGA